From Hymenobacter sedentarius, a single genomic window includes:
- a CDS encoding DUF1223 domain-containing protein → MKNAVLLTLPLLGAMAVLALAQPAVNPGGPAARVPVVVELFTSEGCSSCPAADAALRQLETAQSVPGVEVIALGEHVDYWNRLGWKDGFSSAAFTARQRQYAAGFGSGAYTPQAVVNGRYEFVGSHAAELAQTVAKAATAPRATVALTTAGSTARVHVASVPAGTAAAEVLLVVTESGLASQVGGGENSGRLLRHAPVVRQLISLGKMGSAGTFTGTTELKLNAGWKRPNLRAVALVQETASHRIVGAATAAL, encoded by the coding sequence ATGAAAAACGCTGTTCTGCTGACGTTGCCGCTCCTTGGTGCCATGGCCGTGCTGGCCCTGGCCCAGCCTGCCGTAAATCCCGGTGGTCCCGCGGCTCGGGTGCCGGTGGTAGTGGAGCTGTTCACCTCGGAAGGGTGTTCGAGCTGTCCGGCTGCTGATGCGGCCCTGCGGCAGCTGGAAACAGCTCAATCCGTGCCCGGCGTGGAAGTTATTGCCCTTGGCGAACACGTCGACTACTGGAATCGCCTGGGCTGGAAAGACGGCTTTTCCTCCGCCGCTTTTACCGCGCGCCAGCGGCAGTATGCAGCGGGCTTTGGCTCGGGCGCCTACACGCCGCAAGCGGTGGTGAATGGCCGCTACGAATTTGTGGGCAGCCACGCCGCCGAGCTGGCCCAAACCGTGGCCAAAGCCGCCACGGCCCCGCGGGCCACGGTTGCGCTTACCACCGCGGGCAGCACCGCCCGCGTCCACGTAGCCAGTGTGCCAGCCGGCACTGCGGCGGCCGAGGTGCTGCTCGTCGTTACCGAAAGTGGGCTGGCTTCGCAGGTGGGCGGGGGCGAGAATTCGGGCCGCCTGCTGCGCCACGCCCCCGTGGTGCGCCAGCTCATTTCGTTGGGCAAAATGGGGTCGGCGGGCACCTTCACCGGCACTACCGAGCTGAAGCTGAACGCTGGCTGGAAGCGGCCCAACCTGCGGGCCGTGGCCCTGGTGCAGGAAACAGCCTCGCACCGGATTGTGGGAGCGGCCACCGCGGCGCTGTAA
- the fbaA gene encoding class II fructose-bisphosphate aldolase has protein sequence MADQTLTGLRAGVLHGDEVQALFQYAKANGFALPAVNVTGTNTVNGVLEAAKAVNSPVMIQFSNGGAQFYAGKSVSNDGQRASIAGGISGAHHVHLMADLYDVPVVLHTDHAAKKLLPWIDGLLDAGEKYYAQHGQPLFSSHMLDLSEEPIEENIEICKRYLERMAKIGMTLEIELGVTGGEEDGVDNSDVDSSKLYTQPEEVAYAYEQLSEISPRFTIAAAFGNVHGVYKPGNVKLQPKILHNSQEHLRQKHNITEALPIDFVFHGGSGSSQEEIREAISYGAIKMNIDTDLQWALWEGIKDYYVKNEGFLQGQIGNPSGADSPNKKYYDPRVWLRKGEETFVARLKQAFEDLNCINRRY, from the coding sequence ATGGCTGACCAAACCCTTACCGGCCTGCGGGCGGGCGTCCTGCACGGCGACGAAGTCCAGGCTCTGTTTCAATACGCCAAGGCCAACGGCTTTGCCCTCCCGGCCGTGAACGTGACCGGCACCAACACCGTGAACGGCGTGCTGGAAGCCGCCAAGGCAGTGAACTCGCCGGTTATGATTCAGTTCTCGAACGGCGGCGCCCAGTTCTATGCCGGCAAGTCGGTGAGCAACGACGGCCAGCGCGCCAGCATTGCGGGCGGCATCTCGGGCGCCCACCACGTGCACCTGATGGCCGACCTCTACGACGTGCCCGTGGTGCTGCACACCGACCACGCCGCCAAAAAGCTCCTGCCCTGGATTGACGGCCTGCTCGACGCCGGCGAGAAATACTACGCCCAGCACGGCCAGCCGCTGTTCAGTTCGCACATGCTCGACCTATCGGAAGAGCCGATTGAGGAGAACATCGAAATCTGCAAGCGTTACCTCGAGCGCATGGCCAAAATCGGCATGACGCTGGAAATTGAACTGGGCGTGACCGGCGGCGAAGAAGACGGCGTGGACAACTCCGACGTGGACAGCTCCAAGCTTTACACCCAGCCCGAGGAAGTGGCCTACGCCTACGAGCAGCTGAGCGAAATCAGCCCGCGTTTCACCATCGCTGCCGCGTTCGGCAACGTGCACGGGGTATACAAGCCCGGCAACGTGAAGCTGCAGCCCAAGATTCTGCACAACTCGCAGGAGCATCTGCGCCAAAAGCACAACATCACCGAGGCGCTGCCCATCGACTTCGTGTTTCACGGCGGCTCGGGCTCGAGCCAGGAGGAAATCCGCGAGGCCATCAGCTACGGCGCCATCAAGATGAACATCGACACCGACCTGCAGTGGGCACTGTGGGAAGGCATCAAGGACTACTACGTGAAAAACGAAGGCTTCCTGCAGGGCCAGATTGGCAACCCCAGCGGCGCCGACTCGCCCAACAAGAAGTACTACGACCCCCGCGTGTGGCTGCGCAAAGGCGAAGAAACCTTCGTGGCACGCCTCAAGCAGGCATTTGAGGACCTGAACTGCATCAACCGCCGCTACTAG
- a CDS encoding porin, whose product MKHLLLPFLLALAAAAQGQTSPAPDTARTTPAQTPAAAAPNPLSYYGAVDAYYGYDFGNDGSNFRPDFLYSHNRQNEFSVNQAVVGVRYNNDRVRGAIGLHAGSYVDANYGSEDLTMRHLYEAYAGFRPFKKAWLDAGIFTSHIGFESAISKENWTLTRSLMADNSPYYEAGARFTYEPDPKLTLTALVLNGWQIIRESNENKALGTQIQWKPSAKLLLNSSTFVGIEGPTGTAQYRRYFHDFYLTYAATDRLSVAGVFDVGKQATAVYGKHDTWHTGAAFVRYKLADRWAATARAEYYYAERGVVIRGITPNPGSPDFRAGGGSLNLDYAPAPNVLLRLEGRYLRGRAPVFQRADDPTADSYGNLTSSLAISF is encoded by the coding sequence ATGAAACACCTTCTACTCCCCTTTCTACTGGCACTGGCAGCAGCGGCCCAGGGCCAAACCTCCCCCGCGCCCGACACGGCCCGCACCACGCCCGCCCAGACGCCCGCGGCGGCAGCACCCAATCCGCTGAGCTATTACGGCGCCGTGGATGCGTACTACGGCTACGACTTCGGGAACGACGGGTCCAATTTCCGGCCTGACTTCCTATACTCCCACAACCGCCAAAACGAGTTCAGCGTGAACCAAGCCGTGGTGGGCGTACGCTACAACAACGACCGGGTGCGCGGCGCCATCGGCCTGCACGCCGGCTCCTATGTGGATGCCAACTACGGCAGCGAAGACCTGACCATGCGCCACCTCTACGAGGCGTACGCCGGCTTCCGGCCCTTCAAAAAAGCGTGGCTCGACGCAGGCATTTTCACCTCGCACATCGGGTTTGAATCGGCCATCAGCAAAGAAAACTGGACGCTCACCCGCTCCCTTATGGCCGACAACTCGCCCTACTACGAGGCCGGCGCCCGCTTCACCTACGAGCCGGACCCCAAGCTGACCCTCACGGCGCTGGTGCTCAACGGCTGGCAGATTATCCGCGAAAGCAACGAAAACAAGGCCCTGGGCACCCAGATTCAGTGGAAGCCCAGCGCCAAGCTACTCCTCAACAGCAGCACGTTTGTTGGCATAGAGGGGCCCACGGGCACGGCCCAGTACCGCCGCTATTTCCACGACTTCTACCTGACCTATGCTGCAACTGACCGGCTGAGCGTGGCCGGCGTTTTCGACGTGGGCAAGCAGGCAACCGCCGTGTACGGCAAGCACGACACGTGGCACACCGGCGCGGCCTTTGTGCGCTACAAGCTGGCCGACCGCTGGGCCGCCACGGCCCGTGCCGAATATTATTACGCCGAGCGGGGCGTCGTCATCCGCGGCATTACGCCGAACCCCGGGAGCCCCGACTTCCGGGCGGGCGGCGGCTCGCTCAACCTCGACTATGCCCCCGCGCCCAACGTGCTGCTGCGGCTGGAGGGCCGCTACCTGCGCGGCCGCGCGCCGGTGTTTCAGCGCGCCGACGACCCCACGGCCGACAGCTACGGCAACCTCACCTCGAGCCTGGCCATTTCGTTTTGA
- a CDS encoding 2Fe-2S iron-sulfur cluster-binding protein — MEEDIRIYVEEAPGQRREIIAPTDMGLSLMEVLKASGYDIMATCGGMALCATCHVEVLAGPALFEPNDDELDMLETLPVIHPGSRLSCQIRLTPQTDGLVVRLAPTGA, encoded by the coding sequence ATGGAAGAAGATATCCGCATTTACGTCGAAGAAGCGCCTGGCCAGCGCCGCGAAATTATAGCCCCCACCGACATGGGCCTGAGCTTAATGGAAGTGCTGAAAGCCAGCGGCTACGACATCATGGCTACCTGCGGCGGCATGGCCCTGTGCGCCACCTGCCACGTGGAAGTGCTGGCCGGCCCCGCCCTGTTTGAGCCGAACGATGACGAACTGGACATGCTCGAAACCCTGCCCGTAATACACCCTGGAAGCCGGCTCAGCTGCCAGATTCGCCTCACCCCGCAAACCGATGGCCTGGTGGTCCGCCTCGCTCCTACCGGCGCGTAA
- a CDS encoding DUF1153 domain-containing protein — protein sequence MSHAMPDFFDTDGRPEPADGASAEAERKLKVWAVLNAVDQGLMSTEEACTAYGISAGEMEQHRAGWLDFEAGSR from the coding sequence ATGAGCCACGCCATGCCAGACTTCTTTGATACCGACGGCCGCCCCGAACCTGCCGACGGCGCCAGCGCCGAAGCCGAGCGCAAGCTGAAGGTGTGGGCCGTGCTCAACGCCGTGGACCAAGGCCTGATGAGCACCGAAGAAGCGTGCACCGCCTACGGCATCAGCGCCGGAGAAATGGAGCAGCACCGCGCCGGCTGGCTCGATTTCGAGGCCGGCAGCCGCTAG
- the mgrA gene encoding L-glyceraldehyde 3-phosphate reductase, with translation MPYLPHPTRYQHMTYRRCGLSGLKLPALSLGLWHNFGDVDALANGRAILRRAFDNGITHFDLANNYGPPPGSAEENFGRVLREDFAGYRDELIISTKAGYLMWPGPYGEWGSKKYLVSSLDQSLKRMGLEYVDIFYHHRPDPDTPLAETMAALDLIVRQGKALYIGLSNYQPTEAAEAFRLLRELGTPCLIHQPKYSMFERWVEGGLLDLLEQEGVGCIPFSPLAQGLLTDKYLRGIPDDSRVAKGVGFLTENNLTPERLDKIRHLNNLALTRQQSLAQMALSWLLKDERVTSVLIGASKPEQLDDSLRCLENLAFSPEELAAIELILQG, from the coding sequence ATGCCCTACCTCCCCCACCCCACCCGCTACCAGCACATGACGTACCGCCGCTGCGGGCTCAGCGGCCTGAAATTGCCGGCGCTCTCGCTGGGGCTGTGGCACAATTTCGGCGACGTGGACGCGCTGGCCAACGGCCGCGCCATCCTGCGCCGGGCCTTCGATAATGGCATCACCCACTTTGACCTGGCCAACAACTACGGCCCACCGCCCGGCTCGGCCGAGGAGAACTTTGGCCGCGTGCTGCGCGAAGATTTTGCGGGCTACCGCGACGAGCTGATTATCTCCACGAAAGCCGGCTACCTCATGTGGCCCGGCCCCTACGGCGAGTGGGGCTCGAAGAAATACCTCGTATCGAGCCTCGACCAGAGCCTGAAGCGCATGGGCCTGGAGTACGTCGACATTTTCTACCACCACCGCCCCGACCCCGACACGCCCCTGGCCGAAACCATGGCCGCTCTCGACCTCATCGTGCGCCAGGGCAAGGCCCTGTACATCGGCCTGAGCAACTACCAGCCCACCGAAGCGGCCGAGGCCTTCCGCTTGCTGCGCGAGCTCGGCACACCCTGCCTCATTCATCAGCCCAAGTATTCGATGTTTGAGCGCTGGGTAGAAGGCGGGCTGCTCGACCTCTTGGAACAGGAAGGTGTGGGCTGCATCCCCTTCTCGCCGCTGGCCCAAGGCCTGCTCACCGACAAGTACCTGCGCGGAATCCCGGACGATTCGCGCGTGGCCAAAGGCGTCGGCTTCCTGACCGAGAACAACCTCACTCCCGAGCGACTCGACAAAATCCGCCATCTCAACAACCTCGCCCTCACCCGCCAGCAAAGCCTGGCCCAAATGGCCCTCTCATGGCTACTGAAAGACGAGCGGGTAACCTCTGTGCTCATCGGCGCCAGCAAACCTGAGCAACTCGACGACTCGCTCCGCTGCTTGGAGAATCTGGCGTTCAGCCCGGAGGAACTGGCGGCGATTGAGCTGATTTTGCAGGGGTAG
- a CDS encoding NAD(P)/FAD-dependent oxidoreductase encodes MPNVISTDICIVGAGPVGLFAVFEAGLLKLRCHVVDALPQPGGQLSEIYPKKPIYDIPGFPEILAGDLVTNLIKQIEPFHPTFTLGERVERFAKLDDGSFQLYTTDGTEIQCKAVAIAGGLGSFEPRKPAVENLEQFEGGKGVHYMVRDPEHFRDQKIVIAGGGDSALDWTNFLANVAADVTLVHRGTTFRGAADSAEKVKTLAEAGKIKLVLSSNVTHLHGNGKLAQVTITGNDGTAETVPLDHFIPLFGLTPKLGPIGEWGLELTDDAIVVDTLDYSTSLPGVFAIGDINTYPGKLKLILCGFHEAALMCQGAFKYIYPDKKYTLKYTTVNGVPTL; translated from the coding sequence ATGCCCAACGTCATTTCCACGGATATCTGTATTGTCGGGGCCGGCCCGGTCGGTCTGTTTGCCGTATTTGAAGCCGGTTTGCTCAAGCTCCGCTGCCACGTGGTGGATGCCCTGCCCCAGCCCGGCGGCCAGCTCTCCGAGATTTACCCCAAGAAACCGATTTACGACATCCCGGGTTTCCCCGAAATCCTGGCCGGTGACCTCGTCACCAACCTGATTAAGCAGATTGAGCCCTTCCACCCCACCTTCACGCTGGGCGAGCGGGTGGAGCGGTTTGCCAAGCTCGACGACGGCTCCTTTCAGCTCTACACCACCGACGGCACCGAGATTCAGTGCAAGGCCGTGGCCATTGCCGGCGGCCTAGGCTCGTTTGAACCGCGCAAGCCCGCCGTCGAAAACCTCGAGCAGTTTGAGGGCGGCAAAGGCGTGCACTACATGGTGCGCGACCCCGAGCACTTCCGCGACCAGAAAATTGTCATCGCCGGCGGCGGCGACTCCGCCCTGGACTGGACCAACTTCCTCGCCAACGTGGCCGCTGATGTAACGCTGGTGCACCGCGGCACCACCTTCCGCGGCGCCGCCGACTCGGCCGAGAAAGTAAAAACCCTGGCCGAAGCCGGCAAAATCAAGCTCGTGCTCAGCTCCAACGTGACGCACCTGCACGGCAACGGTAAGCTGGCCCAAGTGACCATCACCGGCAACGACGGCACCGCCGAGACCGTACCGCTCGACCACTTCATCCCGCTGTTTGGCCTCACGCCCAAGCTTGGCCCCATCGGCGAGTGGGGCCTGGAGCTGACCGACGACGCCATTGTGGTCGACACCCTGGACTACAGCACTTCGCTGCCCGGCGTGTTTGCCATCGGCGACATCAACACCTACCCTGGCAAGCTCAAGCTCATTCTCTGCGGCTTCCACGAGGCCGCGCTCATGTGCCAAGGCGCGTTCAAATACATCTACCCCGACAAAAAGTATACCCTGAAGTACACCACCGTTAACGGAGTACCCACGCTGTAA
- a CDS encoding sigma-70 family RNA polymerase sigma factor, with translation MTPTTPVPAQWPDRYGDELYRFALSRVSDADAAEELVQDTFLSALGGLATFRAEASERTWLFVILRRKIIDYYRRQARTNHVGLDELGEAGPTEAGFFNPENGHWNAQQAPVSWLNADAALEQQELHDILQRCQQRLPTQQRAVFALRFVEELSAEEICQELGLTAANYWVIVHRAKLQLRRCLEKHGLSKN, from the coding sequence ATGACTCCCACCACCCCAGTGCCGGCGCAGTGGCCCGACCGCTACGGCGATGAGCTGTACCGCTTTGCCCTGAGCCGCGTTTCCGATGCGGATGCGGCCGAGGAGCTGGTGCAAGACACGTTTCTGAGTGCCCTCGGCGGTTTGGCCACGTTCAGGGCCGAGGCGTCGGAGCGCACGTGGCTGTTCGTTATTCTGCGCCGCAAAATCATCGACTACTACCGCCGGCAGGCGCGGACCAACCACGTCGGCCTCGACGAGCTAGGCGAGGCCGGCCCCACCGAGGCCGGTTTCTTTAACCCCGAAAACGGCCATTGGAACGCGCAGCAAGCCCCCGTGAGCTGGCTCAATGCCGATGCTGCCCTGGAGCAGCAAGAGCTTCACGACATCCTGCAACGGTGCCAGCAGCGGCTGCCCACGCAGCAACGTGCGGTATTTGCCCTGCGGTTCGTGGAGGAATTATCGGCCGAGGAAATTTGTCAGGAATTGGGCTTAACCGCTGCCAACTATTGGGTTATCGTGCACCGGGCCAAGCTGCAGTTGCGCCGCTGCCTGGAAAAGCACGGCTTAAGCAAAAATTAA